The following are encoded together in the Janthinobacterium sp. Marseille genome:
- a CDS encoding tripartite tricarboxylate transporter TctB family protein has product MLSFIRHPKDFWTGVIFLVIGLAAVIIGRDYNMGTAGKMGPAYFPTILGGLLALIGVAAMVRAFFHDGEPVGKFAVKETILILTGVLLFGFLVRGAGLVVAVFAIIMFSAYASAKFKWIPAIALAIGAAVFAVVVFVEALGLPIAIFGPWFGG; this is encoded by the coding sequence TTGTTATCATTCATTCGACATCCCAAGGACTTTTGGACTGGGGTTATTTTTCTCGTAATCGGCCTGGCTGCTGTCATCATCGGCCGCGATTACAACATGGGTACCGCAGGCAAAATGGGCCCGGCCTATTTTCCTACCATCCTTGGCGGCTTGCTGGCATTGATCGGCGTGGCGGCAATGGTGCGTGCCTTCTTCCATGATGGTGAGCCTGTCGGCAAATTTGCCGTCAAGGAAACCATCCTGATCCTGACCGGCGTCCTGCTGTTCGGCTTCCTGGTACGTGGTGCCGGCCTGGTGGTCGCGGTCTTTGCGATCATCATGTTCAGTGCATACGCGAGTGCAAAATTTAAATGGATACCGGCGATTGCGCTGGCCATAGGGGCTGCCGTGTTTGCGGTAGTGGTGTTTGTCGAAGCGCTCGGCTTGCCGATCGCAATATTTGGCCCATGGTTCGGCGGTTAA
- a CDS encoding tripartite tricarboxylate transporter permease: MELFANLALGFDTAMSLQNLAYCLAGVFLGTAVGVLPGLGPVATIAMLLPATFALPPISALIMLAGIYYGAQYGGSTTAILVNLPGESSSVVTAIDGYQMARQGRAGKALATAAIGSFFAGTVATILLALFAPPLADLALKFGPAEYFSLMVLGLVASVVLASGSLLNAIGMVILGLLLGLVGSDVNSGAARYTFDLPELADGINFVIVAMGMFGIGEIIRNLEHEETRSLVMKKVSGLMLTKDDFKRIIAPILRGTALGSALGILPGGGAMLASFAAYSIEKKVSKNSAQFGKGAIEGVAAPESANNAGAQTSFIPMLTLGIPSNPVMALMIGAMIIQGIQPGPAVMVEQPTLFWGLIASMWIGNFFLIVLNLPMIGLWVRMITVPYHHLFPAILLFCAIGVFSLNNSDFDIYLMALFGLFGYICAKLDAEPAPMLLGFIIGPMMEEYLRRALLLSRSDPMVFLNRPISATMLAVAVLAMAVVLLPSLRKKREEAFKED, translated from the coding sequence ATGGAATTATTCGCTAATTTGGCGCTAGGTTTTGATACTGCGATGTCCTTGCAGAATCTGGCGTACTGTCTGGCCGGGGTATTCCTCGGTACCGCTGTCGGCGTATTGCCTGGTCTGGGTCCTGTGGCCACGATCGCAATGTTGTTGCCGGCGACTTTTGCCTTGCCTCCGATTTCCGCTTTGATCATGCTGGCCGGTATTTATTACGGCGCGCAGTATGGCGGTTCAACCACTGCGATCCTGGTCAACCTGCCGGGGGAATCATCCTCGGTGGTGACGGCGATCGACGGTTACCAGATGGCACGACAGGGACGAGCGGGCAAGGCGCTGGCAACAGCGGCTATCGGCTCCTTCTTTGCCGGTACCGTCGCTACCATCCTGCTGGCATTGTTTGCACCACCGCTGGCTGACCTGGCATTGAAATTCGGTCCTGCCGAATATTTCTCGCTGATGGTGCTGGGCCTGGTTGCTTCGGTCGTGTTGGCCAGCGGTTCGCTGCTCAATGCAATCGGCATGGTGATCCTCGGCCTGTTGCTGGGTCTTGTCGGTTCCGACGTTAACTCCGGTGCGGCACGTTATACCTTCGATTTGCCGGAACTGGCAGACGGTATCAACTTCGTGATCGTGGCGATGGGTATGTTCGGTATCGGTGAAATCATTCGTAACCTCGAGCATGAAGAAACCCGCTCGCTGGTCATGAAAAAGGTTTCCGGTCTGATGCTGACGAAGGATGACTTCAAGCGCATCATCGCTCCTATCCTGCGTGGTACGGCACTCGGCTCGGCGCTGGGTATCCTGCCGGGCGGCGGTGCGATGCTGGCGTCTTTTGCAGCGTATTCGATCGAGAAAAAAGTATCGAAGAACTCGGCACAATTCGGCAAGGGCGCAATTGAAGGTGTGGCTGCACCGGAATCCGCCAACAATGCGGGTGCACAGACTTCCTTCATCCCGATGCTGACTTTGGGTATCCCTTCGAATCCGGTGATGGCGCTGATGATCGGCGCGATGATCATCCAGGGTATCCAGCCAGGTCCTGCAGTGATGGTGGAACAACCAACACTGTTCTGGGGTTTGATCGCTTCGATGTGGATCGGTAACTTCTTCCTCATCGTGCTGAACCTGCCTATGATCGGTTTGTGGGTACGCATGATTACCGTGCCTTACCACCACCTGTTCCCGGCTATCCTGCTGTTCTGCGCTATCGGTGTATTCAGCCTGAACAACAGCGACTTCGATATTTACCTGATGGCCCTGTTCGGCTTGTTTGGTTATATCTGTGCGAAGCTGGATGCAGAACCTGCACCTATGTTGCTGGGCTTTATCATCGGACCGATGATGGAAGAATACCTGCGTCGTGCGTTGCTCTTGTCGCGCAGCGATCCGATGGTGTTCCTGAACCGTCCAATCAGCGCAACCATGCTGGCAGTTGCAGTATTGGCGATGGCAGTGGTACTGTTGCCGTCCT